In Anthonomus grandis grandis chromosome 16, icAntGran1.3, whole genome shotgun sequence, a single window of DNA contains:
- the LOC126745495 gene encoding uncharacterized protein LOC126745495 encodes MSSEAQRLIGISLTKIAQSRAHRGGVSLHKNLLVATVLQKARYIFMEEAYNMVRHRTQEPPVQDSVEEDLEVGLTAEEAGLISKNNVEEATATDNQQCFQPSCSKCLENQQQQDKENHPPSSATYVDLDKPSNSFRERLSSTSSLKRRRSVSEWETEEAVKSILPKKTRLSEDSSDGSSDSSSSGSDSDSGDDSVFLDDATLLSNIVSKQIEQEKSNQEAPPGGMEIDRITSLVSIFSFSVGSGNNGNSDGTTTSKQLNRSVSTPDLCSAQAKDAPTSLQQRPFLTMMV; translated from the coding sequence ATGAGTAGTGAGGCGCAAAGATTGATCGGAATTTCTTTGACGAAAATTGCACAATCTCGTGCACACCGTGGGGGCGTGAGCCTACACAAAAATCTCCTCGTTGCCACGGTATTACAGAAAGCGCGCTATATATTTATGGAAGAAGCGTACAATATGGTGCGGCATCGGACCCAAGAACCTCCCGTTCAAGATAGTGTAGAGGAGGATTTGGAAGTGGGTTTAACCGCTGAAGAAGCTGGCCTAATATCGAAGAATAATGTGGAAGAGGCCACCGCAACCGATAACCAGCAGTGCTTTCAACCCTCTTGTTCTAAGTGTTTAGAAAATCAACAGCAGCAAGATAAAGAAAATCACCCTCCAAGCTCCGCTACTTATGTAGACTTAGATAAGCCCTCGAATTCGTTCCGTGAGAGATTAAGTTCTACCTCCTCACTAAAGAGGAGGCGGTCGGTTAGTGAATGGGAAACCGAAGAGGCCGTCAAGTCGATCCTCCCGAAGAAAACCAGATTGAGCGAGGATAGTAGTGATGGTAGTAGTGACAGTAGCAGTAGCGGTTCAGATAGTGACAGTGGTGATGACTCAGTGTTCTTAGATGACGCAACCTTGTTATCAAACATTGTAAGCAAGCAAATCGAACAAGAAAAAAGTAACCAGGAGGCGCCCCCCGGAGGGATGGAAATCGACCGCATTACGTCCTTAGTGTCGATATTCAGTTTTAGCGTGGGCAGCGGTAATAACGGTAATAGTGATGGAACGACGACGAGCAAACAACTCAACAGGTCCGTGTCTACACCTGACCTCTGTTCGGCCCAAGCAAAAGACGCGCCAACCAGCTTGCAGCAGCGGCCATTTCTTACCATGATGGTATAG